DNA from Vicia villosa cultivar HV-30 ecotype Madison, WI unplaced genomic scaffold, Vvil1.0 ctg.001790F_1_1, whole genome shotgun sequence:
ATGATACTCTTTTGATAGTTTTCTGAAAGCTACTTTGACTTCTTCTAGATCAGAATCTGGCGATATTCCTAAGAATCTGCTTGTTTTCATCATAGTTATCTCATGAAACAAATTCATTCTAAAAAAAACTGTTAAAAAGGaacatgaaaaacataaaagactTACTCATAATGAGAACCTTGAAAATTGAGCAAATCAGCAAAGTCTTCACCCAAAAGCTTCTTAGGTTTCACATCTGCATTAGTTTGTTGCTGTTTTGTGCTACCTCCAATccaaccttcatcttcattctcccAATGGATTCTTGTGTCAGTTCCAGGTGGTGCTTTTTTGGGTCTCTGAGAGTCGTCCTTAGAAGCATGAACTTGTAAAATTGTGTAAGATTTTGTGGTTATCATTGTCCTAAAAAACCTTACTccttttattgtttttgtgtttCCAAAGATTGGATTGAATAATAGAATCTGTGGAGAAGGTGTAGCTGTGGAAGCCATGAGAGTGGAGCAAGAAAGAATGTTTAGATTTTGGGAATGCTACGATACAATACATACCCCACGTTTTTGTCTCTTCTTTTTTGTGGTTCTCAATAAATTTGGAACATCCACTTTGTAATATTAGTTTTGAATAAAGATTGTTTTAACTATATTTCAATATAATAATGGGCTTTAATTAAAAAGCCTAAcccaaaaaatataattatataaccaACAATTCACAGCCAATTTAACTCAATTAATAAATATCAATCTAGCTATCTACCCACTCATCATAATATAAATTTTTGTTGATAAATAATaaagttaaaataataatttatcatatttttaattaaataatcaactAATTTATATGAATTTAAATACGAGTAAATATGAAAATtgatcaatttttttatagaaaaatagaTTTTTCTGCACGAATTGTATATGTAAATTTGTTTAAATAATaccaataaattataaattttaaaggcAATAggtgaacaattttttttattataaacaagTTAAGTTGAATTGAGTTCTCACGGCTCACCCAAAAATAGATAAATTAAATTTGCAAAAATATATGcgattaaatcagagtaaatgaGTTTGCATAAATGAAaccatttttttaatcaatataaTACTTTGATTAATACAAAATACAAGGATCACTAAGGATCCAACCACAACAAATAAACTATAGATTGAGGGGGAATTCTATATTATGTCGTCATCAATCTAGCAATATATTCTCTTATCTTAGGATTGTTCCACCCCTATATACACTAAAGTATTTATGATTTTCTCCTCTATCTTTATATTAAGTACATTGTTCCCATAATTTTTGTCATTTCTATATTATTTCTATATTTTCACGCCCTGTATACTATTTCTGCTGCAACAGATTTGAGTAATTAGACTTTTCAACCTTTGTCTTTGCTATTTAGTTGTAATCCACTTCAATTCTTCATTCCATTCATCTCGTTCAACCTTCGGACATAAGCAACACCTATCATTGTCAATCATACCGAATTTATGGAGCCTTTCTTCAGTAGCTAGCCTATCATGACAATCTAACCACAATATAAACAAAGCTCTCCTACGTGCCAGATTACTATTGAAGATCTTCCTCCAATTCATAGTCTGGTACTCTTCTTCAGTGTCGTGTACATTTTCTTTGTGTCAAAATTTTTTTAGGCTGCATACTGCTCCAGCCTTGAATTTTTTGGACCTTATCCCTCTGATTGAGAATTTCCCTAAGGATCCATGAGCAGTTGTTTTTAAATCTGCACTGACATCAATTGTCCACCCTTGATGTAATAGCTATGAATCTATTTTATCCACAGGCTATCAACCTTACAGTTTAAGTTCCACAACAATTTCATCATGTTTGCTTTGCTCTATTTCAAGCAATGTAATGTTCGTTCTTCCCTAAGATTTTGGGGCACAAATTTGTTTTTAGGAAATTAGGGATTTCTTACTTATTTCATTTCCACCAGTCCACAAGAAAGATCTCCAAACAACATCAAATTTACGGAGTACCTTCTTTAGAACAGGGAAACATTGTATCTAATAATTTGTGATAGCAAAAGTTAGACTTTTGATGAGTTGGATTCTTCTTGTATAGCTAAGCAGTTTAACACTCCCGTGTTTTATTCTTACTACACTTTTGTCAATCAAGCTCAAATGATAGTGAATAGATAGTTTTCTGCTAGTCAGAGTCACACCAAGATATTTGAAAGGGAGAGAACTTTTTTAAAAGATGTAAACTCCTTGATTTCTCCTATAGTATGGTTTGTCACCCCCGCTAAAATAGGCTCTACATTTGTTTGGATTCGCTCCGTCGcctcttcatttttctttttttaccgGTAGGTGAGTTAgttttttaacatataatatgGTGTATAAATGTATGAGTTCACTCCTTTTGACCAATAAATAAATTGGAAATGATGTAAACtaataacatattttttttagCTAAAAATTCAAGTGAAATAAAACATGAAATACCAACATCTCAATTAGATAGACATTACTGTACTTACACCTTACACTCAAACTGCTCAAcattaacaaaatattattaaaacaaaactaaaaaatataataatttgggGACTAGGAAAACTCCATGGTAAAAAAACCtcggtaaaaaaaaaattaaagtgcaATTTGAATACAAAAACAATCATTACATAAATCTAAATTTAGGACGTAGGGAGAaacacggttcgatcccccgcaactgcgatcaggagggggatgaaaccacttgatgtcagaactcgcccccgaaccggactaaaccagTGTATTGCGGAACGCACTAAGGTTTTAGGCTCTCACCCTCTAATGTGACTCCTCCGTCCTACCCCGTTTTTTACGCGGACTTTGACGGGTATGAacattaacataattttttacattttaggCTTAAAAAATGCAGTGCCCGCGGGTTTAGCCCGCCtacgccctcacttttttgcgggacgGACCAAGGTTTTAAGTCCGCACCCTCAACTATGTCTGCCCCATCTCGTCCCGTTTTCTTGCGGTCTTTTGCAGAACCGACTTAAATGAGACGAACATGCCCGTTTGCTGCATGTCTTAAGGGTCCCTCTTACAATGCCACCAAATCCAAATATtgcttttaatcttaaaataaatgGGAGAGTGCCAATTAACTTGAACGAACCGAAGAGCTCTAATATGAAAAGATTCAACCATGAAGTTATAAACAGAAGATGAAGTAGTTTCCAGAGTTAGATTTCAAGTTAGAGAAACATTTGTAATAACTATATTTATGACATTTATATTCAATACATATACTACAACATACTTATTGAAATTTAAAAGAGTGATTCTGTATGTGAATAGTCATTCACATCCGATACATGTTTCAAGTAGCAGTACAAATAGGAGTTCCATCATATTTGTAAATTGTACAACCAGTTGATGCAAGACAACAGTTGCATACTGGAGTGAGGTGTTGATTTCCTGAAGAAGGGCAAGTCATGTATGAACGATCATCATAGCAAAATTGGGGGCATATTTTAGCATCAACAGTTTTCAGATTGTCTCCCAAAAGAATTGCACCTGAATCACAAACACAAAAGTTAGTTATATAAAGATACAATAATTTACTAAAATAACttaaaagatgaaagaaaaaaaaaaaaagaaacagaaattTTATGTTAAAAGAAAGAGAGTTTGTGGGTTCAAAATTTACCACAGACGAAAAGTAGAAGGATAGTGCTAATCTTTAAAGCCATGTTTCATTGCAAAATTGGTGAAACTCATGTCTCATATTTATAGTGCAAAAAGCAAAAAAAAGTCTCATATCTATAGCataaacaaataatatattttgaaaagaATAGTACTACtacaataatataatttttttatggatAAGAAAAAGTCCAAACAATATACTACACATATAAAATCCCTCTGTCTCAAAAAAactgaattaattgataaatatacacaaattttaaaaaaatataaataaaaacgaaaacaatttttattaatatatatatatatatatatatatatatatatatatatatttaatcgaaagtgataaaattaatattaattaggaaattaaaaaagatataatttattttttaattcaacaattaatttctaatacatttaaaaactaaattttcttttataaattagattggatgattcttccttttatttttacatgttatattttaatttatacgtaagaattaataaattttattaattttaatactattattattttttaatactttagataattttttgaaaattttattattttatattcttaCGATAAATAATTCGAATAGAGTAAAAACaacgtttttttaatatataataatgtaTTGAGTTTTAGAAACAAcaaataattaagaataaaaaatttATGCAACTATGACTtgtagaaaaaaatagaaaaataataaaagtacttcaataaaaaaatttatatttcttGTATATATTGAATGTATATAAATTAGTGAACTATAGAGGCGATAATAAAGCTATTATAGTAATTAGAGGCAGTAGAGTATTGGCAATGAGAAACTCTAAAGTCTAAACTAATTAATCCAGCGGATATACCAACGTCATAATTAAAGAGTTCCTTATCCAATCGTTCACCCTTAGCATTAACACTCTTTCAAAAGTCAAATTAAAACATACTATGCTTTCAAATGGAgtactttgtttatttttttagtcAATGAACAATAATAGTATTTGTATACGTAAACATAAAAGTCAAATTAAAGCCCTCACGCATAAGTTTATTGTAAGAGAGGATTCCTGGATTGGTTTGAGATTAATTTCACAATTCAACCAAGGAGACTTCTTTTATACAAATTCAAACAAGGACTTTAATTACAGAATTCCTCGCTATATATTACTGCGACAACGTGTAGGTATTATTTTAgggataaatttaaatataactttttaggcgtgatttttattattttttattaaaattataataattgtaAGTTTTTTATAATCcatggattaaagcaagctccAAAAATTGGTATGAACATTTAACTGAGTTGTTGGTCAACAATAGATACAAAAGATGTGGAATAGATAAAACTCTCTTTGTGAAGAGATAGAAAAAAACTCATCATAACACaaatatatgtttatgatattgtatttggtggAATGTCAGACGAGATGGTGGAGCATTAATTTTGTCTAATAAATGAAGTCTAAATGTGAGACGAGTCTTGTAGGGGAACTCGCCTATTTTCTTGGTCTTCAAGTTAAGCAGACGGAAGACAATATTTTTGTATCTCTAAGCAAGTATGCTAAGAGTATAGTGAAAAAGTTTGGATATGACAATGCAAGCCACAAAAGAACTTTTGCTGTTACCCATGTGAAAGTGACCAAAGATGAGAATGGAGTTGATGTATATCAAAGTTTATACAAAAAGCATGATTGGGAGTTTACTCTATCTTATAATAAGTAGACCTGGCATCACATTTTTTGTAGGGGTTTGTGCTAGATATCAAGGTAAATCCAATATTAGTCATCTTACTCAAGTAAAGAGAATCTTGAGGTATATCAATGGGAAATATGACTATGGTATACTCTATTCACATGACACTAACTAAATACTAGTAGGGTATTGTGATGTTGATTTGGCTGAAAGTGAGATAGAAAGAGCACATCTAGTATATGTTTCTTCCTTAGCAACAAATTAATATCTTTGATCAACAAGAATCAAAATTGTGTCTCATTGTCTACAAATGAAGCTGAATATATTGCTGCAAGGAGCAGTTGCACAAAATTGCTCTAGATGAAACAAATGCTGAAGGAGTATAATGTGGGACAAGATATCATTATTCTGTGACAACTTAAGTGatattaatatttcaaaaaatatttttcaacacTGTAGAGGCAAACATATTGACATAAGGCTGTACCGCGCGGAAGCGGGCCCCTAGAGCTTAATGAGGGTCAATCGCTTTTGGGAACACGTTTACATTTGAACTTTTAATGTAGCCTATGAAGGAAgggaaaaaatataaataaaccctAATGATATATGGGTGCAGAGCACCTGAGAGATCGAGGATCGGAAGGTTGGTTATACAGAGAGAAGATATTAGCACCCTAAGTATCCTTCGTACTCTACGGGAGCCTTTTGTTTATGTTTGTGCTATGAGTTATATTGTTCGTTTGTTATTGGGAAAGTTTTTCCTTTGTGTAAGGAAGAGAGTGAGGATTGTTAAAATGGGTGAGGGAACTAAATAGGTTTTTTGTTTAGTGTGCTCTCAAAGATTCTcaaatctcatgcctacatatccctagaggAAGTTAGAGCAtctgtagttcggggaactataGGCAATTATGATTGAGTGCTCGTCGAGGATAGACCTCatacctacgtattctcaaaaggAAATTGAGAAATCAGAGTAGTCGTAGTTCTGGCTATATACTGGTGATGTTTTGTTTGTGTCTTGTTCAAAGCTCAAGATTGAAGCTAAAGTTTATTTTTGGCAAGAGGAAGAGATAAATTGTCATCTTAACGGGGAAATATCTCACCTATTTCACCACAAACACTTTTGAGAATAAAAGGAGTGTTCTTTGCACAATAAGAGAGGGAACTTAACTTGAGTGTACTAGTGTGACACTTACATCACTTAAATGAAAAAAGTATTTTTGAACCATAATAAGAGAGGGACTCCAACTCGAATTTTGAATCAACAAGTGTGCCACTTACATCACTTAAAGGGAAAATGTTTGATAATGTTTGATTTGAATATAGTGTAATAGAAGATACATCTCTTCCATAGAGATGTATCATGTCTCATCTCTAGGGAAGAGTTTAAGTTTGAGTGTCTTGCACAAAGCCCAAGACTGAGGCTAAAGAGAAAGTTGAACACTGACTCTATTGAGGATTACTCCACTGGGGTTTGTTTGACTGGGGAGTATTATCTATCTTATATTAAGCCCAAAATTGACGCTAATCCCAGAGGGGATTCTACTAAGTGTGAGTTGTATGGAGCTTAGAATTTGAGGTTCCACCCGCTGAGGGATTATATTTATGTCTCATACAGAGCCTGAAATTGAGGTTGGCTTAATTGAGGATGGATTTGGTATGAGTACTGAGATTTTCCATATCTCTTATTCTTGGGGAATGACTCAGTGCTAGAGATTAGGAGAGAATCCTAAATACTTTAATGATTGTGATTGTATATCCAAAGGGTTTTGATCCTCACATGAACTAGATAAAGGTGACTAAGATCTATCCTATGCTTTTAGGAAGCCCGATGGTCCTTGTactaagcccaagaggaggctgggGAACTTCTAAGAAGCCTGTTTATTTTTTAGTCAATgaacaataataatatttgtatatgtttACATAAAAGTCAAATTAAAGCCCCTCACACATAAGTTTATTGTAAGAGATGACTCATGGATTGGTTTGAGATTAATTTCACAATTGAACCAAGGACTTCTTTTATTTGGATACAAATTCAAACAAGGACTTTAATTACAGAGTTCCTCGCCATATATTAGGGCAACGACGTGTAGGTATTATTTTAGGAgaaaatttaaatacaatttcttaggtctgatttttattatttgtcaATGAAAATATGATTAGTGTATCTATGGTttaaagcaagctccaagagcttggtgtGAATGTTTAACCGAGTTTCTGATCAACAATGGATACATAAGACGTGGTATAAATAAAACTCTCTTTCTGATGATGATAGAGAAAAACTCATGAtaactcaaatatatgttgatgacattataTTTGGTGGAATATCAGGCCAAATGGTGGAACATTTTGTCCAATAGATGAAGTTTGAATGTGAGACAAGTCTTGTAGGGGTACTCACCTATTTTCTCGGTATTCAAGTTAAGCCAATGGAAGATAATATTTTTGTATCTCAAAGCAAATATGCAAAGAGTATAGTAAAGAAGTTTGGATATGACAATGCAATCCACAAAAGAACTCCTGCTGCTACCCATGTGAAAGTGGCCAAAGATGAGAATGAAGTTGATGTATATCAATGTTTATACAAAAGCATGATTGAAAGTCTACTCTATCTTACAGCAAGTAGACCTGACATCACTTTTTTTGTAGGTGTTTGTGCTAGATATCAAGGTAAACCCAAGATTAGTCATCTTACTCAAATAAAGAGAATCTTGAGGTATGTAAATGGGAAATGTGACTATGGTATACTCTATTCACATGACACTAACTCAATACTAGTTGGATATTGTGATGTTGATTGGGCTAGACGTACAGATGATAGAAAGAGCACATATGATAGATATTTCTTCCTTGGCAACAACTTAATATCTTGGTACAAAAAGAATCAAAATTGTGTCTCATTGTCTACAATTGAAGCTGAATATATTGCTGCAAGGAGCAGTTGCGCAAAATTTctctggatgaaacaaatgttgaaGGAGTATAATGTGGGACAAGATGTAATGAAATTATTCCGTGACAACTTGAGTGCTgttaatatttcaaaaaatctTGTTCAACACTgtagaaccaaacatattgacaTAAGGCATCATTTTATTAGGGAACTTGTGAAAGATAAAATTGTCAACCTTGAGCATGGCCACTAAAAAATTGTTGGCTGGCATATTTACTAAGGCTTTAGACATAATTCAGTTTGAAAATTTAAGGGGTTCCCTTGGTGTTGGCATATGTGGGGGTCCATAACAGTCAAAGCTAGAGAGACGTGCATGTGAGTTTTTCTCTCTTTTGGTTTGTGCCGCACACAAAACAAAGATTATTTAACTTGTTTCAAAACCTCTCTTTATTTGGACCTTCATTACAAGCAATAAAAACCTTCACTTATCTTTATCTTGCTCTCACAAAACTTTTCTTTCCCTTATCCCTCAAGTGCTTATTTTTTCAATATGAGTAAAAATTGTGAGAATCCTAAGATGCATCCTCAAACAAGGGAATTAATATCAATAAGGCTATTGATAGATTTCTTGAGGATGAGAAAAATATGACAAAGGGagttggttcctcttcttctgcaAATGTTGTGGATACACATAGTAAACCATCAACTGGAACATCTATGACTGggaaaacatttttgaaaaagatgaagaCCTGTGCAAGAGAGTGACTCAAAAGCTAATGAAGACTGGGTTACCTTCATGAATTCAAGAGGTTGGTCTAAAGATCAAGTCTGAAGGGTATTGATTCTAGGTGTTTTTGCTTAGTTTGTTTGGTCCTTGTATTTTGGCATGTTTTGTTCTGGATCTGTAATGACTTTGTTTCCAATAACAATATGGTGATGCTCTAGCATCATGTTTAACATATGTCCTTATGATTTTTGAATGCTGATTACTCCTGATCTTCTATGTGTATATACTAACATACTGACCTCTGTGATGATTGATGTATATTTATGAGGAATACCTTTGAAAATTTTTGGCAAATGGGGGGAGGGAGGCAATGACGTGTAGGGGGAGTGTATTGTTCTGACTACTAACCTAGTGACGTGTGCTGATGTTGTTGCTATGCTTA
Protein-coding regions in this window:
- the LOC131636577 gene encoding NAD(P)H-quinone oxidoreductase subunit T, chloroplastic-like — encoded protein: MASTATPSPQILLFNPIFGNTKTIKGVRFFRTMITTKSYTILQVHASKDDSQRPKKAPPGTDTRIHWENEDEGWIGGSTKQQQTNADVKPKKLLGEDFADLLNFQGSHYEFLGISPDSDLEEVKVAFRKLSKEYHPDTTSLPLKTASEKFMKLREVYNVLSDDESRRFYDWTLAQEVASRQEEKLKINFEDPYEVALRNYKPVPDMVDRLGGKNMKLSDQAVSAITIDVFIIIFSICCLTYVVFFKEY